One Solibacillus sp. R5-41 DNA segment encodes these proteins:
- a CDS encoding MFS transporter: protein MSKQKKKIHYAWWLLIGLSIMVAVGKNGISTAGGLYLTPVTQDLGIGMGSLTLYFSIASIVTMIFLPIAGKLMAKYDIRLILIVSIILMAGSFAMFGFMSSVWGWYLFSIPMAIGSIFITQMAGPVLINNWFKKHNGLAIGIMVAIGGVFGAIIQPTVGNLIATQGWRFTYIASGIVVAAIIVPIVLLIIRMSPKQKGLQPLGMDEVVTNESASAQQETAKGVSAAVAKKSSAFFALLGFFFIITSIASFSQHLAPFAMGVGYDIKFAGTALGAMQIGVLVGALSFGVLSDKIGAKNTAIFAMLLGLVPVGIFVTVPENQTLFMVAIVIFGFIVSSLGTLGPLLTTALFGNKDYSQIYSTAAIGLAVAGIVALPGYGYVYEFTGSYTFVLYALAIMLLLNAVLVHLAFKGKKKLEKAGLWK, encoded by the coding sequence ATGAGTAAACAAAAGAAAAAAATCCACTATGCTTGGTGGTTATTAATAGGCTTATCTATCATGGTAGCTGTTGGTAAAAATGGTATTTCAACTGCAGGTGGATTATATCTAACACCCGTTACTCAAGACTTAGGCATCGGAATGGGTAGCCTAACATTGTACTTTAGTATTGCCTCCATTGTCACAATGATTTTCTTACCAATTGCTGGTAAATTAATGGCAAAATATGATATTAGATTAATATTAATCGTTTCTATTATCTTAATGGCTGGTTCATTCGCAATGTTCGGGTTTATGAGTTCAGTTTGGGGCTGGTATTTATTCAGTATTCCAATGGCAATTGGTTCAATTTTCATCACACAAATGGCAGGTCCTGTTTTAATCAATAACTGGTTTAAAAAACATAATGGTTTAGCAATCGGCATCATGGTTGCAATCGGTGGTGTATTTGGTGCAATCATTCAACCAACAGTAGGTAATTTAATTGCTACACAAGGTTGGAGATTTACGTATATTGCTTCAGGTATTGTTGTAGCGGCTATTATCGTTCCAATCGTTTTATTAATAATTCGTATGTCTCCTAAACAAAAAGGTTTACAACCATTAGGTATGGATGAAGTAGTAACAAATGAAAGTGCATCTGCTCAACAAGAAACAGCAAAAGGTGTTTCAGCTGCAGTAGCAAAAAAATCTAGCGCATTCTTTGCTCTATTAGGCTTCTTCTTCATCATCACTTCGATTGCTAGCTTTAGTCAACATCTTGCGCCATTCGCAATGGGCGTTGGCTACGATATCAAATTTGCAGGGACTGCACTAGGTGCAATGCAAATCGGTGTATTAGTTGGTGCATTATCTTTTGGTGTATTAAGCGATAAAATTGGTGCAAAAAACACAGCAATATTTGCAATGTTATTAGGTTTAGTTCCAGTTGGTATTTTTGTAACTGTTCCTGAAAACCAAACACTATTTATGGTAGCTATTGTTATTTTTGGTTTTATCGTTTCATCTCTTGGAACATTAGGTCCACTTTTAACAACAGCGCTATTTGGTAACAAAGATTACAGTCAAATCTATTCTACTGCCGCAATCGGTTTAGCAGTTGCTGGTATCGTAGCGTTACCGGGTTATGGTTATGTTTACGAATTTACTGGTAGCTATACATTTGTACTGTATGCACTTGCTATTATGTTACTTTTAAACGCAGTGTTAGTTCATTTAGCGTTTAAAGGGAAAAAGAAATTAGAAAAAGCTGGTCTGTGGAAATAA
- a CDS encoding winged helix-turn-helix transcriptional regulator has translation MISQYHETKVCNKVEAAYQLIGKKWMCFIIHSLMKGPKRFSEINATIPELSKRMLTERMKELEESDVVLRNVIADRPVRTEYSLTTKGYDLGLALRTVENWADQWM, from the coding sequence TTGATTAGTCAATATCATGAAACTAAGGTTTGCAATAAAGTCGAAGCGGCTTATCAATTGATAGGAAAGAAATGGATGTGTTTCATCATCCATTCATTAATGAAAGGGCCAAAAAGATTTAGTGAAATAAACGCTACCATTCCAGAGCTAAGTAAGCGGATGCTAACGGAGAGAATGAAAGAGCTGGAGGAGAGCGACGTTGTACTGCGAAATGTCATAGCAGATCGCCCTGTACGTACAGAGTATTCTTTAACTACAAAAGGCTATGACTTAGGTCTAGCCCTTCGAACAGTGGAGAACTGGGCGGATCAATGGATGTAA